A window of Cellulomonas fimi contains these coding sequences:
- a CDS encoding ROK family transcriptional regulator encodes MSRRAAAAGSQSSLREANRVLVVETVKRYGGLTQVELATATGLSQATVSTIVRELLAAGVVDTANTTRSGRRAQMVTLARRVGLAVGVQVGHRSMRVVLGDFTHEVIAEQSLPLPAGHRADTSLDRVALLVVDLLERVGATLDDVVGLGVGVPVPVDSSTGMVSVAGLMPGWDDVHVGQVLSKRLGLPVYVDNDANLGAIAESTLGAARQAGDSLYVRVSHGVGAGIVIGGHVHRGAGGTAGAIGHIPVEFPGEPCRCGNDGCLDTVVGAQALLGRLRNSHGALALRDVVQRTNDGDQRCAQVVADAGTAIGRVVAGLGVAVNPQIVVVGGELADTGEVLLRPLREAARRKVRLNPFVPLEVVAAALGSRAEVIGALALALRSTDVPLRVDADEDVGTATGPA; translated from the coding sequence GTGAGCAGGCGAGCAGCGGCAGCCGGCTCGCAGTCGTCCCTGCGCGAGGCCAACCGCGTCCTCGTCGTCGAGACCGTCAAGCGGTACGGCGGGCTCACCCAGGTCGAGCTCGCCACCGCGACCGGCCTGTCGCAGGCCACGGTGTCGACGATCGTCCGCGAGCTCCTCGCCGCGGGCGTCGTCGACACCGCCAACACCACCCGCAGCGGGCGGCGTGCCCAGATGGTCACGCTCGCCCGCCGCGTGGGTCTCGCGGTCGGCGTCCAGGTCGGCCACCGCAGCATGCGCGTCGTGCTGGGCGACTTCACGCACGAGGTCATCGCCGAGCAGTCGCTCCCGCTGCCCGCAGGGCACCGCGCCGACACGAGCCTCGACCGCGTGGCGCTCCTCGTCGTGGACCTGCTCGAGCGGGTCGGCGCGACGCTCGACGACGTCGTCGGGCTCGGGGTCGGCGTGCCGGTGCCGGTCGACTCGTCGACCGGCATGGTCTCCGTGGCCGGGCTCATGCCGGGCTGGGACGACGTCCACGTCGGCCAGGTGCTGTCGAAGCGCCTCGGGCTCCCCGTCTACGTCGACAACGACGCCAACCTCGGCGCGATCGCCGAGTCCACGCTCGGCGCCGCCCGGCAGGCCGGCGACTCCCTCTACGTACGCGTGTCGCACGGGGTCGGCGCCGGCATCGTCATCGGCGGGCACGTGCACCGCGGGGCGGGCGGCACGGCCGGCGCGATCGGCCACATCCCCGTCGAGTTCCCCGGTGAGCCGTGCCGCTGCGGCAACGACGGGTGCCTCGACACGGTCGTCGGCGCGCAGGCCCTGCTCGGACGCCTCCGGAACAGCCACGGGGCGCTCGCGCTGCGCGACGTCGTCCAGCGCACCAACGACGGCGACCAGCGCTGCGCACAGGTCGTCGCCGACGCCGGCACCGCGATCGGCCGCGTCGTCGCCGGGCTCGGGGTGGCCGTCAACCCGCAGATCGTCGTCGTCGGCGGCGAGCTCGCCGACACGGGGGAGGTGCTGCTGCGCCCGCTGCGCGAGGCCGCACGTCGCAAGGTCCGTCTCAACCCGTTCGTCCCGCTCGAGGTCGTCGCCGCGGCGCTCGGGTCACGCGCGGAGGTGATCGGCGCACTCGCCCTCGCGCTGCGCTCGACCGACGTACCGTTGCGGGTCGACGCCGACGAGGACGTCGGCACCGCGACGGGACCGGCATGA
- a CDS encoding pilus assembly protein: protein MLEFLGVALVLLLPTVYLVLVLGRLQAATFAVEGAAREAARTAVAAEDPRQSGARAAAAAGVALRDQGFDDDPADALRLTCTSTPCLEPGSRVTARVEVVVPLPFVPSVVRDVVPLEVPVSAERVAPVDTYRARG, encoded by the coding sequence GTGCTCGAGTTCCTCGGGGTCGCGCTCGTCCTGCTCCTGCCGACCGTCTACCTGGTGCTGGTGCTCGGACGGCTGCAGGCCGCGACCTTCGCGGTCGAGGGCGCCGCACGCGAGGCGGCGAGGACCGCGGTCGCGGCGGAGGACCCGCGGCAGTCGGGCGCGCGTGCGGCGGCCGCCGCGGGCGTCGCGCTGCGGGACCAGGGGTTCGACGACGACCCGGCGGACGCGCTGCGGCTGACGTGCACGTCGACCCCGTGCCTGGAGCCGGGCTCGCGCGTCACGGCGCGCGTCGAGGTCGTCGTGCCCCTGCCGTTCGTGCCGTCGGTCGTCCGGGACGTCGTGCCGCTGGAGGTCCCGGTCAGCGCGGAGCGCGTCGCGCCGGTCGACACGTACCGGGCTCGCGGATGA
- the chvE gene encoding multiple monosaccharide ABC transporter substrate-binding protein has protein sequence MSFAWRKVAVGVATAGLIVGLSACSQERESGGEETGGSAEDTLIGIAMPTKSLERWNRDGSHLEELLQDAGYETTLQYADNKVDQQITQIQNMINQGADVLVIASIDGTALAPVLEDAAAADITVIAYDRLINDTPNVDYYATFDNEKVGTLQGQFIEEALDLKNAAGPFNLEPFAGSPDDNNAKFFFSGAWDVLLPYVEEGKLVVPSGKAPASNDDWASIGIQGWGSDTAQAEMENRLNSFYGGGQKVNVVLSPNDSLALGIAQALEGAGYVPGTDWPVLTGQDADQANVLNMLADKQSMTVWKDTRALGDQVAKMVGQIVEGETVDVNDEETYDNGVKVVPTYLLDPQVVTPDTVESVLVDSGFYKAEDLGL, from the coding sequence ATGTCTTTTGCATGGAGGAAGGTGGCCGTCGGCGTCGCCACGGCCGGCCTGATCGTCGGACTCTCGGCCTGCAGCCAGGAGCGTGAGTCGGGCGGCGAGGAGACGGGCGGCAGCGCCGAGGACACCCTCATCGGCATCGCGATGCCGACGAAGAGCCTCGAGCGGTGGAACCGTGACGGCTCGCACCTCGAGGAGCTGCTGCAGGACGCCGGCTACGAGACGACGCTGCAGTACGCCGACAACAAGGTCGACCAGCAGATCACGCAGATCCAGAACATGATCAACCAGGGCGCCGACGTCCTGGTCATCGCGTCGATCGACGGCACGGCCCTCGCGCCGGTCCTCGAGGACGCGGCGGCGGCGGACATCACCGTCATCGCGTACGACCGCCTCATCAACGACACGCCGAACGTCGACTACTACGCGACGTTCGACAACGAGAAGGTCGGCACGCTCCAGGGCCAGTTCATCGAGGAGGCCCTCGACCTCAAGAACGCCGCGGGGCCGTTCAACCTCGAGCCGTTCGCGGGCTCGCCGGACGACAACAACGCCAAGTTCTTCTTCTCCGGCGCGTGGGACGTCCTGCTCCCGTACGTCGAGGAGGGCAAGCTCGTCGTCCCGTCGGGCAAGGCGCCGGCCTCGAACGACGACTGGGCCTCCATCGGCATCCAGGGCTGGGGCTCCGACACCGCCCAGGCCGAGATGGAGAACCGCCTCAACTCGTTCTACGGCGGCGGCCAGAAGGTCAACGTCGTCCTGTCGCCGAACGACTCGCTCGCGCTGGGCATCGCCCAGGCCCTCGAGGGCGCCGGCTACGTGCCCGGCACCGACTGGCCCGTGCTGACCGGCCAGGACGCCGACCAGGCGAACGTGCTCAACATGCTCGCCGACAAGCAGTCGATGACGGTCTGGAAGGACACCCGCGCGCTGGGTGACCAGGTCGCCAAGATGGTCGGCCAGATCGTCGAGGGCGAGACCGTCGACGTCAACGACGAGGAGACGTACGACAACGGCGTGAAGGTCGTCCCGACCTACCTGCTCGACCCGCAGGTCGTGACGCCCGACACCGTCGAGTCGGTGCTCGTGGACTCCGGCTTCTACAAGGCCGAGGACCTGGGTCTCTGA
- a CDS encoding TadE family protein, whose product MVDFVLVGALVTVLFVAVVQLALVQHVRNTLVDCAAEGARYGALDGHRPADAVARTRDLVTQSLSAAYAGDVQAARTTVDGVEVVEVTVTAPLPVVGLVGPGGALTVRGHAYAEDQ is encoded by the coding sequence GTGGTCGACTTCGTCCTCGTCGGGGCGCTCGTGACCGTGCTGTTCGTCGCCGTGGTGCAGCTCGCGCTCGTGCAGCACGTGCGGAACACGCTGGTCGACTGCGCCGCCGAGGGGGCGCGGTACGGCGCGCTCGACGGCCACCGGCCGGCCGATGCCGTCGCGCGGACCCGGGACCTCGTGACCCAGTCGCTGTCCGCGGCCTACGCGGGCGACGTGCAGGCGGCTCGCACCACCGTCGACGGTGTCGAGGTCGTCGAGGTGACCGTCACGGCGCCGCTCCCTGTCGTCGGGCTGGTCGGGCCGGGCGGCGCGCTCACCGTCCGCGGCCACGCGTACGCGGAGGACCAGTGA
- the dinB gene encoding DNA polymerase IV, which translates to MSESTVRRAAILHADLDAFYASVEQRDDPRLRGHPVAVGGGVVLACSYEAKRRGVKTAMSGRQARALCPDLIEVRPRFDAYVEASRAVFELFHATTPQVQGVSIDEAFLDVAGLHRIDVPPVDIAARLRRQVRDEVGLPITVGVARTPFLAKVASRVGKPDGLVHVPPDGEDAFLHPLPLELLWGVGEVTAAKLHGYGLRTAGDVAMLPESVLVGALGPAAGRHLHAVVHGRTPARVETGRRRGSIGAQRALSRGPHDPAFVHAALLGLVDRVGRRMRAAHRTARTVVLRLRFDDYTRATRSRSFPHATASGTDLAAAAVALLDSVAPLVRERGLTLVGVALTNLGPDDVVQPQLPLDGPDLGTLDTTLDEVADRFGKRTVTRASLLRTGDGIAVPLLPD; encoded by the coding sequence GTGAGCGAGTCCACCGTCCGTCGCGCGGCGATCCTGCACGCCGACCTCGACGCCTTCTACGCGTCGGTCGAGCAGCGCGACGACCCGCGGCTGCGCGGCCACCCCGTCGCCGTGGGCGGCGGCGTCGTGCTCGCCTGCTCGTACGAGGCGAAGCGGCGTGGCGTGAAGACCGCGATGAGCGGCCGCCAGGCCCGTGCGCTGTGCCCCGACCTCATCGAGGTGCGGCCCCGCTTCGACGCCTATGTCGAGGCCAGCCGCGCGGTCTTCGAGCTCTTCCACGCGACGACCCCGCAAGTACAGGGCGTGTCGATCGACGAGGCCTTCCTCGACGTCGCCGGCCTGCACCGCATCGACGTCCCGCCCGTCGACATCGCCGCACGGCTGCGCCGTCAGGTGCGCGACGAGGTCGGCCTCCCGATCACCGTCGGCGTCGCGCGCACCCCGTTCCTCGCGAAGGTCGCGTCGCGCGTCGGCAAGCCCGACGGGCTCGTGCACGTCCCGCCCGACGGCGAGGACGCCTTCCTGCACCCGCTCCCCCTCGAGCTGCTCTGGGGCGTCGGCGAGGTCACCGCGGCGAAGCTGCACGGCTACGGCCTGCGGACCGCCGGTGACGTCGCGATGCTGCCCGAGTCCGTGCTCGTCGGCGCGCTCGGACCCGCCGCCGGGCGGCACCTGCACGCCGTCGTGCACGGCCGCACGCCCGCGCGCGTCGAGACCGGCCGTCGGCGCGGCTCCATCGGCGCTCAGCGCGCCCTCAGCCGCGGCCCGCACGACCCGGCGTTCGTGCACGCCGCGCTGCTCGGGCTCGTCGACCGCGTCGGTCGGCGGATGCGGGCCGCGCACCGCACCGCCCGCACCGTCGTCCTGCGGCTGCGGTTCGACGACTACACGCGCGCGACCCGCTCCCGCTCGTTCCCGCACGCGACCGCGTCCGGCACCGACCTCGCCGCCGCGGCGGTCGCGCTGCTCGACTCCGTCGCCCCGCTCGTCCGCGAACGCGGGCTCACCCTCGTCGGCGTGGCGCTGACCAACCTCGGGCCCGACGACGTCGTGCAGCCGCAGCTCCCGCTCGACGGGCCCGACCTCGGCACGCTGGACACGACGCTCGACGAGGTCGCCGACCGCTTCGGCAAGCGCACCGTGACGCGCGCGAGCCTGCTGCGCACCGGCGACGGCATCGCCGTCCCGCTCCTGCCCGACTGA
- a CDS encoding NUDIX hydrolase codes for MAIRVSAYAVVVDPRGMLLSRLSPMVGVGPKWTLPGGGIDPYEDPADAAVREVHEETGYEIALDGLLGLSSLVVDPALAPTNLPVKTHLLRVVYRAHVVGGDLRHEVDGSTDLAAWQPLDAVDDLYRVELVDKARRFAGLLPDPA; via the coding sequence GTGGCCATCAGGGTGAGCGCGTACGCCGTCGTCGTCGACCCGCGCGGGATGCTCCTGTCCCGGCTCTCCCCCATGGTCGGCGTCGGCCCGAAGTGGACCCTGCCCGGCGGCGGGATCGACCCGTACGAGGACCCCGCCGACGCCGCCGTCCGCGAGGTGCACGAGGAGACGGGGTACGAGATCGCGCTCGACGGGCTGCTCGGCCTCTCGTCGCTCGTCGTCGACCCGGCGCTCGCCCCCACGAACCTCCCCGTCAAGACGCACCTGCTGCGGGTCGTCTACCGCGCGCACGTCGTGGGCGGCGACCTGCGGCACGAGGTCGACGGGTCGACCGACCTCGCCGCGTGGCAGCCGCTCGACGCCGTCGACGACCTCTACCGCGTCGAGCTCGTCGACAAGGCCCGCCGCTTCGCCGGGCTCCTGCCCGACCCGGCCTGA
- the prfB gene encoding peptide chain release factor 2, with product MATTDFPAEIRELRTTLESIQAVSDPTALKAKIADLSDQASAPNLWDDPDAAQKVTSALSAAQAELDRVAKLGGRIDDLETLVELGVEMEDADSLAEAEVELASIRKDLGELEVRTLLNGEYDQREAVVTIRAGAGGVDAADFAEMLLRMYLRWAERHGYPTTVLDTSYAEEAGLKSATFEVKAPYAFGHLSVEAGTHRLVRISPFDNQGRRQTSFAAVEVIPLIEGTDSVEIPESEIKVDVFRSSGPGGQSVNTTDSAVRMTHIPTGIVVSMQNEKSQIQNRAAALRVLQSRLLLVRKAEEDAKKKELAGDIKASWGDQMRSYVLQPYQMVKDLRTEHEVGNPAAVFDGDIDDFVEAGIRWRRSQSVEA from the coding sequence GTGGCCACCACCGACTTCCCCGCCGAGATCCGCGAGCTGCGCACCACGCTGGAGTCCATCCAGGCGGTGAGCGACCCGACCGCGCTCAAGGCGAAGATCGCCGACCTGTCGGACCAGGCCAGCGCGCCGAACCTGTGGGACGACCCGGACGCGGCGCAGAAGGTGACGAGCGCGCTGTCCGCGGCGCAGGCCGAGCTCGACCGCGTCGCGAAGCTGGGCGGCCGGATCGACGACCTCGAGACGCTCGTGGAGCTCGGCGTCGAGATGGAGGACGCGGACAGCCTCGCGGAGGCCGAGGTCGAGCTCGCGTCGATCCGCAAGGACCTGGGGGAGCTCGAGGTCCGCACGCTGCTCAACGGCGAGTACGACCAGCGCGAGGCGGTCGTGACGATCCGCGCGGGCGCCGGTGGTGTCGACGCGGCGGACTTCGCGGAGATGCTGCTGCGGATGTACCTGCGCTGGGCGGAGCGGCACGGCTACCCGACGACGGTCCTCGACACGAGCTACGCCGAGGAGGCGGGCCTGAAGTCGGCGACGTTCGAGGTCAAGGCGCCGTACGCGTTCGGGCACCTGTCGGTCGAGGCGGGCACGCACCGCCTGGTGCGCATCTCGCCGTTCGACAACCAGGGGCGCCGCCAGACGTCGTTCGCGGCGGTCGAGGTGATCCCGCTGATCGAGGGGACGGACTCGGTCGAGATCCCCGAGTCGGAGATCAAGGTCGACGTGTTCCGCTCGTCGGGCCCGGGCGGTCAGTCGGTCAACACGACGGACTCGGCGGTGCGCATGACCCACATCCCGACGGGCATCGTCGTGTCGATGCAGAACGAGAAGTCGCAGATCCAGAACCGCGCCGCGGCCCTGCGCGTGCTCCAGTCGCGCCTGCTGCTCGTCCGCAAGGCCGAGGAGGATGCGAAGAAGAAGGAGCTCGCGGGCGACATCAAGGCGTCGTGGGGCGACCAGATGCGCTCGTACGTCCTCCAGCCGTACCAGATGGTCAAGGACCTGCGGACGGAGCACGAGGTCGGCAACCCCGCCGCGGTGTTCGACGGCGACATCGACGACTTCGTCGAGGCCGGCATCCGGTGGCGCCGCTCGCAGTCCGTGGAGGCGTGA
- a CDS encoding pilus assembly protein TadG-related protein — translation MDRWHGQLGRGVGPRRARRAPVRRGVARVAGRVAARGRTGGQDEGQVLLLTLGFVVVALLLVLVVSAATAVHLDRKRLVALADVVALDAADALASPGYFAPGAGQGEPARGGIDLSDASVRAAVEDYLRENPSATEPFATVRVLEATSPDGRSAHVRLGAVVRVPVVGGVLSTWSDGVRVEAESSARAE, via the coding sequence GTGGACCGGTGGCACGGGCAGCTCGGGCGCGGCGTCGGTCCACGGCGCGCGCGGCGCGCGCCCGTCCGGCGCGGCGTGGCGCGCGTCGCCGGGCGCGTCGCGGCCCGGGGGCGCACCGGTGGGCAGGACGAGGGGCAGGTCCTCCTGCTGACCCTGGGCTTCGTCGTCGTCGCCCTCCTGCTCGTGCTGGTCGTGTCGGCAGCGACCGCGGTCCACCTCGACCGCAAGCGGCTCGTCGCGCTCGCCGACGTCGTCGCGCTCGACGCGGCCGACGCCCTCGCGAGCCCCGGCTACTTCGCTCCCGGCGCGGGTCAGGGCGAGCCCGCGCGCGGCGGGATCGACCTGTCGGACGCGAGCGTGCGCGCCGCGGTCGAGGACTACCTGCGCGAGAACCCGTCGGCCACGGAGCCGTTCGCCACGGTGCGTGTGCTGGAGGCGACGAGCCCGGACGGGCGGTCGGCGCACGTCCGGCTCGGCGCGGTCGTCCGGGTGCCCGTCGTGGGCGGGGTCCTGTCGACGTGGTCCGACGGTGTGAGGGTCGAGGCCGAGTCGTCCGCCCGCGCGGAGTGA
- the mmsA gene encoding multiple monosaccharide ABC transporter ATP-binding protein produces MTTDHILEMRSITKKFPGVIALQDVNLSVSRGEVHAICGENGAGKSTLMKVLSGVYPHGTYEGDIVFDGEVVEFKGIRDSEHHGIVIIHQELALSPFLSIAENIFLGNEQAERGVVDWNKTNSEAAKLLARVGLDERPDTKIVDIGVGKQQLVEIAKALSKEVKLLILDEPTAALNDEDSAHLLGLIDGLREHGITSIIISHKLNEIEAIADTTTIIRDGKTIETLEMRGEEKVSEERIIRGMVGRSLDNRFPDHTPNIGEEVLRIEDWTVHHPIDQSRRVVDSASLTVRRGEIVGVAGLMGAGRTELAMSLFGRSYGSRVSGRVFKDGKEIDLRNVGAAIRHGIAYATEDRKRFGLNLIDTIQHNVSASALGKLARLGVVDRRQEEKVAERYRKELNIKTPTVSALVGKLSGGNQQKVVLSKWIYADPDVLILDEPTRGIDVGAKYEIYGIINRLADAGKGVIVISSELPELIGICDRIYALSQGRVTGEVARDEATQERLMQYMTMEKDVTAR; encoded by the coding sequence ATGACCACCGACCACATCCTCGAGATGCGGAGCATCACCAAGAAGTTCCCCGGCGTGATCGCGCTGCAGGACGTGAACCTCTCGGTGAGCCGCGGCGAGGTGCACGCGATCTGCGGAGAGAACGGCGCCGGCAAGTCGACGCTGATGAAGGTGCTCTCGGGCGTCTACCCGCACGGCACCTACGAGGGCGACATCGTCTTCGACGGCGAGGTCGTGGAGTTCAAGGGCATCCGGGACTCCGAGCACCACGGCATCGTCATCATCCACCAGGAGCTCGCGCTGAGCCCCTTCCTGTCGATCGCCGAGAACATCTTCCTCGGCAACGAGCAGGCGGAGCGCGGCGTCGTCGACTGGAACAAGACCAACTCCGAGGCCGCGAAGCTGCTCGCCCGCGTGGGCCTCGACGAGCGTCCCGACACCAAGATCGTCGACATCGGCGTCGGCAAGCAGCAGCTCGTGGAGATCGCCAAGGCGCTCTCCAAGGAGGTCAAGCTGCTCATCCTCGACGAGCCGACGGCCGCCCTGAACGACGAGGACTCCGCGCACCTGCTCGGCCTCATCGACGGGCTCCGTGAGCACGGCATCACCTCGATCATCATCAGCCACAAGCTGAACGAGATCGAGGCCATCGCCGACACCACGACGATCATCCGCGACGGCAAGACCATCGAGACGCTCGAGATGCGTGGCGAGGAGAAGGTCAGCGAGGAGCGCATCATCCGGGGCATGGTCGGGCGGTCGCTCGACAACCGGTTCCCGGACCACACGCCGAACATCGGCGAGGAGGTCCTGCGCATCGAGGACTGGACCGTCCACCACCCCATCGACCAGAGCCGCCGGGTCGTCGACAGCGCGTCGCTCACCGTGCGCCGCGGCGAGATCGTCGGCGTCGCGGGCCTCATGGGCGCGGGACGCACCGAGCTCGCGATGAGCCTCTTCGGTCGCTCCTACGGCTCGCGCGTCAGCGGCCGCGTCTTCAAGGACGGCAAGGAGATCGACCTCCGGAACGTCGGCGCGGCGATCCGCCACGGCATCGCCTACGCGACCGAGGACCGCAAGCGGTTCGGCCTCAACCTCATCGACACGATCCAGCACAACGTGTCCGCGTCCGCGCTCGGCAAGCTCGCGCGGCTCGGCGTGGTGGACCGTCGGCAGGAGGAGAAGGTCGCCGAGCGGTACCGCAAGGAGCTCAACATCAAGACGCCGACCGTGTCGGCGCTCGTCGGCAAGCTGTCCGGCGGCAACCAGCAGAAGGTCGTGCTGAGCAAGTGGATCTACGCGGATCCGGACGTGCTCATCCTCGACGAGCCCACGCGCGGCATCGACGTGGGCGCGAAGTACGAGATCTACGGGATCATCAACCGGCTCGCGGACGCGGGGAAGGGCGTCATCGTCATCTCCTCCGAGCTGCCGGAGCTGATCGGGATCTGCGACCGCATCTACGCGCTCAGCCAGGGCCGGGTCACGGGTGAGGTCGCCCGCGACGAGGCCACGCAGGAGCGCCTCATGCAGTACATGACCATGGAGAAGGACGTGACGGCCCGATGA
- the mmsB gene encoding multiple monosaccharide ABC transporter permease, whose translation MTTDTNLAPAAPPGSQPRVPLSQRMQGLGGNARQYGIFGALVVIVLLFQVLTDGKLLLANNVAALFQQNAYVMILAIGMVMVIVAGHIDLSVGSVVAFVGGIVAVTMRDFDMPWVVAILIGLAVGGLVGVWQGFWVAYVGIPAFIVTLAGMLVFRGLALVVVGETVAGLPSQFIAISKGSLPNFLGFVNNMDVVTLVIGALAIVAIVISQLRARSSLRKHELYVEPMGAFVAKLALVAIGIGILTVILSFSAGGTPIVLVIVGVLVVAYTFLMGRTVFGRHIYAIGGNRLAAGLSGVNTRRVDFWIFVNMGLLAGAAAVVTTARAGAAIAAAGQNYELDAIAACFIGGAAVTGGIGRISGAIVGALIMGVLNMGLSIMSVDPSWQMAIKGLVLLLAVAFDLINKRRAGTQ comes from the coding sequence ATGACCACGGACACCAACCTCGCACCGGCGGCCCCTCCCGGGTCGCAGCCGCGCGTGCCGCTGTCGCAGCGCATGCAGGGCCTCGGTGGGAACGCTCGCCAGTACGGCATCTTCGGCGCGCTCGTCGTGATCGTCCTGCTGTTCCAGGTGCTCACCGACGGCAAGCTGCTGCTCGCCAACAACGTCGCGGCGCTGTTCCAGCAGAACGCGTACGTCATGATCCTCGCCATCGGCATGGTCATGGTGATCGTCGCCGGGCACATCGACCTGTCCGTCGGGTCGGTGGTCGCGTTCGTCGGCGGCATCGTCGCGGTCACCATGCGCGACTTCGACATGCCGTGGGTCGTCGCGATCCTCATCGGCCTCGCGGTCGGTGGCCTCGTCGGCGTCTGGCAGGGGTTCTGGGTCGCGTACGTCGGCATCCCCGCGTTCATCGTCACCCTCGCGGGCATGCTCGTCTTCCGCGGCCTCGCGCTCGTCGTCGTCGGTGAGACCGTCGCCGGTCTGCCCTCGCAGTTCATCGCGATCTCGAAGGGCTCGCTGCCGAACTTCCTCGGGTTCGTCAACAACATGGACGTCGTGACGCTCGTCATCGGGGCGCTCGCGATCGTGGCGATCGTCATCTCGCAGCTGCGGGCCCGGTCGTCGCTGCGCAAGCACGAGCTGTACGTCGAGCCGATGGGCGCGTTCGTCGCCAAGCTCGCGCTCGTCGCGATCGGCATCGGCATCCTCACGGTGATCCTGTCGTTCTCCGCGGGCGGCACCCCGATCGTGCTCGTCATCGTCGGTGTCCTCGTCGTCGCCTACACGTTCCTCATGGGACGCACGGTGTTCGGCCGGCACATCTACGCGATCGGCGGCAACCGTCTCGCGGCGGGCCTCTCGGGCGTCAACACCCGGCGCGTCGACTTCTGGATCTTCGTCAACATGGGCCTGCTCGCCGGTGCGGCGGCCGTCGTGACGACCGCCCGTGCCGGTGCGGCCATCGCTGCGGCCGGCCAGAACTACGAGCTCGACGCGATCGCCGCCTGCTTCATCGGCGGCGCGGCGGTCACCGGCGGCATCGGCCGGATCTCCGGCGCGATCGTCGGCGCGCTCATCATGGGCGTGCTCAACATGGGCCTGTCGATCATGTCGGTCGACCCGTCCTGGCAGATGGCGATCAAGGGCCTCGTGCTGCTGCTTGCGGTGGCCTTCGACCTGATCAACAAGCGGCGTGCCGGGACGCAGTAG